Proteins encoded by one window of Pseudonocardia alni:
- a CDS encoding GNAT family N-acetyltransferase has product MRLTVLPTADLGRDGLRALRALLDAAFPADADGAGGFDDASFDHALGGVHVLAGPLHDPVGHAAVVGRRLLHDGVALRTGYVEAVAVRPGSQGGGLGGLLMAEVDRIVRGGYRLGALGAAARAARLYRRHGWEPWCGPLAALTPYGVVDTPDERGAVHVLPVDAPLDPARALVCDWRDGELW; this is encoded by the coding sequence GTGCGCCTGACCGTCCTGCCCACCGCCGATCTCGGGCGCGACGGGCTCCGTGCCCTGCGTGCCCTGCTCGACGCCGCGTTCCCCGCCGACGCCGACGGGGCCGGCGGGTTCGACGACGCCTCGTTCGACCACGCGCTCGGCGGGGTGCACGTGCTGGCCGGTCCGCTGCACGACCCGGTCGGGCACGCGGCCGTCGTGGGCCGCAGGCTGCTGCACGACGGCGTCGCGCTGCGCACCGGCTACGTCGAGGCCGTGGCCGTGCGGCCCGGGAGCCAGGGCGGCGGGCTCGGCGGGCTGCTCATGGCCGAGGTGGACCGGATCGTGCGCGGCGGGTACCGGCTCGGGGCGCTCGGCGCGGCCGCCCGCGCCGCGCGGCTCTACCGCAGGCACGGCTGGGAACCGTGGTGCGGCCCGCTCGCCGCGCTCACCCCTTACGGCGTCGTCGACACCCCCGACGAGCGCGGCGCCGTGCACGTCCTGCCCGTCGACGCGCCGCTCGACCCGGCCCGCGCGCTGGTCTGCGACTGGCGCGACGGCGAGCTGTGGTGA
- a CDS encoding sigma-70 family RNA polymerase sigma factor, producing MHMTVTTTAPAVPGPRLTTEAPARATVSSSGAKRTAPKVARSSRRRTDGDGGTALEATVPGAAAAVAEDLDAQSPAADLVRVYLNGIGKTALLTAAQEVELARRIEAGVFAQHRLDTAAADGTLDGLDLQYRRDLRAVVRDGLLAKNHLLEANLRLVVSLAKRYTGRGMPLLDLIQEGNLGLIRAVEKFDYTKGFKFSTYATWWIRQAITRGMADQARTIRLPVHLVEQVNKLARIKRDMHQRQGREPSDAELSAESGIPEHKIQDLLDHARDPVSLDMPVGSEEEAPLGDFIEDAEATDAENTVISSLLHDDLRRVLSTLEDREQKVIRMRFGLDDGQPHTLDQIGRAFKLSRERVRQIEREVMSKLRVGERADKLRAYAS from the coding sequence ATGCACATGACGGTGACCACGACCGCTCCGGCCGTACCCGGCCCGCGCCTCACGACCGAGGCCCCCGCTCGCGCCACCGTGTCGTCGTCCGGCGCGAAGCGGACCGCCCCCAAGGTCGCTCGCAGCTCCCGCCGTCGCACCGACGGCGACGGAGGCACCGCACTGGAAGCCACCGTACCCGGTGCCGCGGCCGCGGTGGCGGAGGATCTCGACGCCCAGAGTCCCGCCGCGGACCTGGTGCGCGTCTACCTCAACGGGATCGGCAAGACCGCACTGCTGACCGCGGCGCAGGAGGTCGAGCTCGCCCGGCGCATCGAGGCCGGCGTGTTCGCCCAGCACCGGCTGGACACCGCCGCCGCCGACGGCACGCTGGACGGGCTGGACCTGCAGTACCGCCGCGACCTGCGCGCGGTCGTCCGCGACGGGCTGCTGGCCAAGAACCACCTGCTGGAGGCGAACCTCCGGCTGGTGGTCTCGCTCGCCAAGCGCTACACCGGGCGCGGGATGCCGCTGCTGGACCTGATCCAGGAGGGCAACCTGGGCCTGATCCGCGCGGTGGAGAAGTTCGACTACACCAAGGGCTTCAAGTTCTCGACCTACGCGACCTGGTGGATCCGGCAGGCCATCACGCGGGGCATGGCCGACCAGGCCCGCACCATCCGGCTGCCCGTGCACCTGGTGGAGCAGGTCAACAAACTGGCCCGGATCAAGCGGGACATGCACCAGCGCCAGGGCCGCGAGCCCAGCGACGCCGAGCTGTCGGCCGAGTCGGGGATCCCGGAGCACAAGATCCAGGACCTGCTCGACCACGCCCGCGACCCGGTGAGCCTGGACATGCCGGTCGGGTCCGAGGAGGAGGCGCCACTCGGTGACTTCATCGAGGACGCCGAGGCGACCGACGCCGAGAACACCGTGATCTCGAGCCTGCTGCACGACGACCTCCGCCGGGTGCTGTCGACCCTGGAGGACCGCGAGCAGAAGGTCATCCGGATGCGGTTCGGCCTCGACGACGGCCAGCCGCACACGCTCGACCAGATCGGCCGCGCCTTCAAGCTCTCCCGCGAGCGGGTGCGCCAGATCGAGCGCGAGGTCATGTCGAAGCTGCGGGTCGGCGAGCGCGCCGACAAGCTGCGCGCCTACGCGAGCTGA
- a CDS encoding pseudouridine-5'-phosphate glycosidase — MRVGERVADALAAGRPVLACESTIVTHGLPTPRNLAVAREAEELVGSLGVVPATIGVLDGEVVVGLTGDELSRLAGSPGVAKLSARDLPVAVATGASGGTTVAATAHLAHRAGIRVFATGGLGGVHRGAARTFDESADLPALAALPLVVVSAGVKSVLDVPATLERLETLGVTVAGYRTHAFPGFYVADSGHRVGQRVESPEQAAAAWRAARDLGLPGALLVANPVPAAEQLPPDVHDAALADALAALDGAGIGGQDATPFLLARVRDATGDASLEVNVAVYRHNVALGARIATALTGR; from the coding sequence ATGAGGGTGGGGGAGCGGGTCGCCGACGCCCTGGCCGCAGGCCGCCCGGTGCTGGCGTGCGAGTCGACGATCGTCACCCACGGCCTGCCCACACCGCGCAACCTCGCCGTCGCCCGGGAGGCCGAGGAGCTCGTCGGCTCGCTCGGCGTCGTCCCGGCGACCATCGGGGTGCTCGACGGCGAGGTCGTCGTCGGGCTGACCGGCGACGAGCTCTCCCGGCTGGCGGGATCCCCCGGCGTGGCGAAGCTGTCCGCCCGGGACCTGCCGGTGGCCGTGGCGACCGGCGCGAGCGGGGGCACGACGGTCGCGGCGACCGCGCACCTCGCCCACCGGGCCGGCATCCGGGTGTTCGCCACCGGCGGGCTCGGCGGGGTGCACCGCGGTGCCGCGCGCACCTTCGACGAGTCGGCCGACCTGCCCGCGCTCGCCGCGCTGCCGCTGGTGGTGGTGAGCGCCGGGGTGAAGTCGGTGCTCGACGTGCCGGCCACCCTGGAGCGGCTGGAGACCCTCGGTGTCACCGTCGCCGGGTACCGCACGCACGCCTTCCCCGGCTTCTACGTCGCCGACTCCGGGCACCGGGTCGGCCAGCGGGTGGAGTCGCCGGAGCAGGCCGCTGCGGCCTGGCGGGCCGCCCGCGACCTCGGCTTGCCCGGGGCGCTGCTGGTGGCGAACCCGGTCCCGGCCGCCGAGCAGCTCCCGCCCGATGTCCATGACGCCGCCCTGGCCGACGCCCTCGCCGCGCTCGACGGGGCCGGGATCGGCGGACAGGACGCGACGCCGTTCCTGCTGGCGCGGGTCCGCGACGCGACCGGCGACGCCAGCCTGGAGGTCAACGTCGCGGTGTACCGCCACAACGTGGCACTGGGCGCCCGGATCGCCACCGCCCTGACGGGGCGGTGA
- a CDS encoding HAD family hydrolase: MQLAVLDLAGTTMVDDGLVLAGLRAGLRAAGVRVDGPCYPALDRQARATMDRPVMTVLGELLDGDMYRARRAHSAFADHLHAALDAGRVRPVPGAAQTLDALRDAGLSVALTCGFDPELRDRLVSALEFTERADMVLSPADVDGRGLPEPDLLHAAARRAGTEHSQVAVAGDATADIDAAVRAGAGLAVGVRGGAHGEPRLRAAGADAVIDSVADLPALLGLPS; this comes from the coding sequence GTGCAACTGGCGGTGCTCGACCTGGCGGGTACGACGATGGTCGACGACGGGCTCGTGCTCGCCGGCCTGCGGGCCGGCCTGCGCGCCGCCGGGGTCCGCGTCGACGGTCCCTGCTACCCGGCGCTGGACCGGCAGGCCCGCGCGACGATGGACCGCCCGGTCATGACGGTGCTCGGCGAGCTCCTCGACGGCGACATGTACCGGGCCCGCCGCGCGCACTCCGCGTTCGCCGACCACCTGCACGCCGCGCTGGACGCGGGCCGCGTCCGCCCGGTCCCCGGCGCCGCGCAGACCCTCGACGCGCTCCGCGACGCCGGCCTGAGCGTGGCCCTGACCTGCGGGTTCGATCCCGAGCTGCGGGACCGGCTGGTGTCGGCGCTGGAGTTCACCGAACGGGCGGACATGGTCCTGTCGCCCGCCGACGTCGACGGCCGCGGCCTGCCCGAGCCCGACCTGCTCCACGCCGCGGCACGGCGGGCCGGGACCGAGCACTCCCAGGTCGCGGTGGCCGGTGACGCGACCGCCGACATCGACGCCGCCGTCCGGGCGGGGGCGGGGCTCGCGGTCGGGGTGCGGGGTGGGGCGCACGGCGAGCCGCGGCTGCGTGCGGCGGGCGCCGACGCCGTCATCGACTCGGTCGCGGACCTGCCCGCGCTGCTCGGCCTCCCCAGCTGA
- a CDS encoding L-lactate permease, with protein MFQQDPEPLGSLWLSALVALLPLVAIFVTLGALRWKAHWAGLAALVVAVAVAVAAFGMPVHLALLSATEGAVFGLFPIMWIVFTAIWLYQLTVAAGRFEDLRAAFGLISDDPRVQAIIIAFCFGGLLEALAGFGAPVAITGVMLMALGFSPVRAAVVVLLANTAPVAFGAVGTPIITAGTLTGIPYNEIGAVVGHQTPVLAFIVPTLLVLLVDGRRGVRQVWPVALVIGLAFAVAQWLAATHLSVELTDIVASLTGLAAGVVLLRFWQPRGGAEATETLRIERTADAPVEDPGGDGGGSVATEKRTLAERSQALSVGRLFMAFAPYLLIIVVFSVAKLVGPVSTFLTGTDIEIGWPGLDGQVLGASGDPVSTTTYSVQWLSSPGSLLLICGIGVAVMYRLTPATAVREFAATAYKLRFAFLTVATVLALAYVMNLSGQTISIGTWIAGTGAAFAFLSPILGWLGTAVTGSDTSANALFATLQQTAAEQAGLDPHLMVAANTSGGVVGKMISPQNLTIAATAVGVAGRESELFRRTILWSVGLLAVLCVLVFLQSTPVLGWMLPTF; from the coding sequence GTGTTCCAGCAAGATCCCGAACCACTCGGCAGTCTCTGGCTGTCCGCACTCGTCGCACTGCTCCCGCTGGTGGCGATCTTCGTGACGCTGGGTGCCCTGCGCTGGAAGGCGCACTGGGCCGGGCTGGCCGCACTCGTCGTCGCCGTCGCGGTCGCGGTGGCGGCCTTCGGGATGCCGGTGCACCTGGCCCTGCTCTCGGCCACCGAGGGAGCGGTGTTCGGCCTGTTCCCGATCATGTGGATCGTCTTCACCGCGATCTGGCTCTACCAGCTCACCGTCGCCGCGGGCCGGTTCGAGGACCTGCGCGCCGCCTTCGGGCTGATCTCCGACGACCCCCGGGTGCAGGCGATCATCATCGCGTTCTGCTTCGGTGGTCTGCTCGAGGCGCTGGCCGGGTTCGGTGCCCCGGTGGCGATCACCGGCGTCATGCTGATGGCGCTCGGGTTCTCCCCGGTCCGGGCGGCGGTCGTCGTGCTGCTGGCCAACACCGCCCCCGTCGCGTTCGGCGCGGTCGGCACGCCGATCATCACCGCGGGCACCCTCACCGGGATCCCGTACAACGAGATCGGCGCCGTCGTCGGACACCAGACCCCGGTGCTCGCGTTCATCGTGCCGACGCTGCTGGTGCTGCTCGTCGACGGGAGGCGCGGGGTGCGCCAGGTCTGGCCGGTGGCGCTCGTCATCGGTCTCGCGTTCGCCGTCGCCCAGTGGCTGGCCGCCACCCACCTCTCGGTCGAGCTCACCGACATCGTCGCCTCACTGACCGGGCTGGCGGCCGGCGTGGTCCTGCTGCGCTTCTGGCAGCCGCGCGGCGGCGCCGAGGCGACGGAGACGCTGCGCATCGAGCGCACCGCCGACGCACCCGTCGAGGACCCGGGAGGCGACGGCGGTGGGTCCGTCGCGACCGAGAAGCGCACCCTCGCCGAGCGCTCGCAGGCGCTGTCGGTCGGCAGGCTGTTCATGGCCTTCGCGCCGTACCTGCTGATCATCGTGGTGTTCTCGGTGGCGAAGCTGGTCGGCCCGGTGTCGACCTTCCTGACCGGCACCGACATCGAGATCGGCTGGCCGGGGCTCGACGGACAGGTCCTCGGCGCGTCCGGGGACCCGGTGTCGACCACGACCTACAGCGTCCAGTGGCTGTCCTCGCCCGGCTCGCTGCTGCTGATCTGCGGCATCGGCGTCGCGGTGATGTACCGGCTCACGCCCGCGACGGCGGTCCGGGAGTTCGCCGCCACCGCGTACAAGCTGCGGTTCGCCTTCCTCACCGTGGCCACCGTCCTCGCGCTGGCCTACGTGATGAACCTGTCCGGGCAGACGATCTCCATAGGCACCTGGATCGCCGGGACCGGCGCGGCGTTCGCGTTCCTCTCGCCGATCCTCGGCTGGCTCGGCACCGCGGTCACCGGCTCGGACACCTCGGCCAACGCCCTGTTCGCGACGCTGCAGCAGACCGCGGCCGAGCAGGCGGGCCTGGACCCGCACCTGATGGTCGCGGCGAACACCTCCGGCGGCGTCGTCGGGAAGATGATCAGTCCGCAGAACCTCACCATCGCGGCGACGGCCGTGGGCGTCGCCGGCCGGGAGTCCGAGCTGTTCCGGCGGACGATCCTGTGGAGCGTCGGGCTGCTCGCGGTGCTGTGCGTGCTGGTGTTCCTGCAGTCGACCCCGGTGCTCGGATGGATGCTCCCGACCTTCTGA
- a CDS encoding cytochrome P450 yields the protein MTDTATDFTLPLHMRRDRFLPDAELERIRDSGDVPRVRTAFGAEAYLVTRYDDVRHVLGDAATYSNAGSAELTRPDAPPLSEREQEQMRAGQLLLQDPPEHTRLRCFLTREFTQRRMARLEPRITEIVDEHLDALEAAGPGADLVSLFALPVPSMVICELLGVPYTDRDEFTARSTRLLDVSLPARERLAVGRENRAYMSRLVDAALADPGEDILGMLIREHGEEISHDELVGIASLLLIAGHETTSNMLSLGTLALLEDPEQAALLRSDPELARPAVEELLRWLSIVHTGVVRVTTTDTVLRDTPIPARSLVMCSLPTANRDTGSGFDDPARLDLTRGAAGHVAFGHGVHHCLGAPLARMEMATAFPALLRRFPTLAPAGPVPPEAFRAYHFVYGMHTLPVTW from the coding sequence ATGACCGACACCGCCACGGACTTCACGCTCCCGCTGCACATGCGCCGCGACCGGTTCCTGCCCGACGCCGAGCTGGAGCGCATCCGCGACTCCGGCGACGTCCCACGGGTGCGGACCGCCTTCGGCGCCGAGGCCTACCTCGTCACCCGCTACGACGACGTGCGGCACGTGCTCGGCGACGCCGCGACCTACTCCAACGCCGGGAGCGCCGAGCTGACCCGCCCGGACGCACCGCCGCTGTCGGAGCGCGAGCAGGAGCAGATGCGGGCCGGCCAGCTGCTGCTGCAGGACCCGCCGGAGCACACCCGGCTGCGCTGCTTCCTCACCCGCGAGTTCACCCAGCGCCGGATGGCCCGCCTGGAGCCGCGGATCACCGAGATCGTCGACGAGCACCTCGACGCGCTGGAGGCCGCCGGGCCGGGTGCCGACCTGGTCTCCCTGTTCGCCCTGCCGGTGCCGTCGATGGTCATCTGCGAGCTGCTCGGGGTGCCCTACACCGACCGCGACGAGTTCACCGCCCGGTCGACGCGCCTGCTCGACGTGTCCCTGCCCGCCCGGGAGCGGCTGGCCGTGGGCCGGGAGAACCGCGCCTACATGAGCCGGCTCGTCGACGCGGCTCTGGCCGACCCGGGCGAGGACATCCTCGGGATGCTGATCCGCGAGCACGGCGAGGAGATCAGCCACGACGAGCTGGTCGGGATCGCGTCGCTGCTGCTGATCGCCGGGCACGAGACGACGTCGAACATGCTGTCGCTGGGCACCCTGGCGCTGCTGGAGGACCCGGAGCAGGCCGCGCTGCTGCGCAGCGACCCCGAGCTGGCCCGGCCCGCCGTGGAGGAGTTGCTCCGGTGGCTGTCGATCGTGCACACCGGTGTGGTCCGGGTGACGACGACCGACACCGTCCTGCGCGACACCCCGATCCCGGCGCGGTCGCTGGTGATGTGCTCGCTGCCCACCGCCAACCGCGACACCGGGTCCGGGTTCGACGACCCCGCCCGGCTCGACCTCACCCGCGGCGCGGCCGGACATGTCGCGTTCGGGCACGGTGTGCACCACTGCCTGGGTGCCCCGCTGGCCCGGATGGAGATGGCGACGGCGTTCCCGGCCCTGCTCCGCCGCTTCCCGACGCTCGCCCCGGCCGGGCCGGTCCCGCCCGAGGCCTTCCGGGCCTACCACTTCGTCTACGGCATGCACACGCTGCCGGTGACCTGGTGA
- a CDS encoding alpha/beta fold hydrolase, translating into MAAATGSDDRPDPLRYLVSYNTRNLTKVVAEVGRATGAYWIDAVQRIARPGDAARRGLLWISAMADRREPTWHLANEVVLSTPFASLRDFTAAEHRDDDVVPTLVLPPQAGHSSTVVDYSPQQSQIAMIRASGLTKVYALDWRPATTATKNVTITDYLEVIDRSIRRMGGKANLVGDCQGGWLATIYAALHPDRVNTLTLAGAPIDFHAGESVIAASTRLMAGTMGMAPYKALVAAGGGNMPGSAVLSNFISIQPQSEISRQLQLLENIDDPTHVERYRVFEDWFKYTQDIPGAFYLWLVENLFWKNRLIKGTLTVDGRTVDMGAIGCPLLLLAGSADHITPAPQLFAAAEKVGTPAADVTYRTATAGHLGLFMGRDALRHDWPVLMETVYGHSVPSKKDTGAGKASRRRSSVRAVADPRDTPRVPAP; encoded by the coding sequence GTGGCCGCGGCCACCGGGAGCGACGACCGGCCGGACCCCCTCCGGTACCTCGTGTCGTACAACACCCGGAACCTGACCAAGGTGGTGGCCGAGGTCGGCCGGGCCACCGGCGCCTACTGGATCGACGCGGTCCAGCGGATCGCCCGGCCCGGCGACGCCGCCCGGCGCGGGCTGCTGTGGATCTCGGCGATGGCCGACCGGCGCGAGCCGACCTGGCACCTGGCCAACGAGGTCGTGCTGTCGACGCCGTTCGCGTCGCTGCGTGACTTCACCGCCGCCGAGCACCGCGACGACGACGTGGTCCCCACCCTGGTGCTGCCGCCCCAGGCCGGCCACTCCTCGACCGTCGTGGACTACTCGCCGCAGCAGAGCCAGATCGCCATGATCCGCGCCTCGGGCCTGACGAAGGTCTACGCGCTGGACTGGCGGCCCGCCACGACCGCGACGAAGAACGTCACGATCACCGACTACCTCGAGGTGATCGACCGCTCCATCCGGCGGATGGGCGGGAAGGCCAACCTGGTGGGCGACTGCCAGGGCGGCTGGCTGGCGACGATCTACGCCGCGCTGCACCCGGACCGGGTCAACACCCTGACCCTGGCCGGTGCGCCGATCGACTTCCACGCGGGCGAGTCGGTGATCGCCGCCTCGACCCGGCTGATGGCGGGGACGATGGGGATGGCGCCGTACAAGGCGCTGGTCGCCGCGGGGGGCGGCAACATGCCGGGCTCGGCGGTGCTGTCGAACTTCATCTCGATCCAGCCGCAGTCGGAGATCTCCCGGCAGCTGCAGCTGCTGGAGAACATCGACGACCCCACCCACGTCGAGCGCTACCGTGTGTTCGAGGACTGGTTCAAGTACACCCAGGACATCCCCGGCGCGTTCTACCTGTGGCTGGTGGAGAACCTGTTCTGGAAGAACCGGTTGATCAAGGGCACGCTCACCGTCGACGGCCGGACCGTCGACATGGGGGCGATCGGCTGCCCGCTGCTGCTGCTGGCGGGCTCCGCGGACCACATCACCCCGGCCCCGCAGCTGTTCGCGGCGGCGGAGAAGGTCGGGACCCCGGCCGCGGACGTCACCTACCGGACGGCGACCGCGGGCCACCTGGGGCTGTTCATGGGCCGTGACGCACTGCGCCACGACTGGCCGGTGCTGATGGAGACCGTCTACGGCCACTCGGTGCCGTCGAAGAAGGACACCGGGGCCGGCAAGGCGTCGCGGCGGCGCAGCAGCGTCCGCGCCGTGGCCGACCCACGGGACACCCCGCGGGTGCCCGCACCCTGA
- a CDS encoding NAD(P)H-dependent oxidoreductase yields the protein MSGTVGRIIGVVAGPEPGGRTAAAVAGILAGTGADTALVELSQTPVAEVTAAFADADAVVFGSPVYRAGHTASLRALLEATERGKWGEKTAPLQGKAAAVVLTGASGHHFLAVDGLRSVLAGFFAVQVLSPGLYLDHSGYVDRNTLTEASAELAAAHGRALADLTTAVRGSEALRAITPVV from the coding sequence GTGAGCGGCACCGTGGGCCGGATCATCGGGGTCGTCGCGGGCCCGGAGCCGGGCGGGCGCACGGCGGCCGCCGTCGCCGGGATCCTCGCCGGTACCGGGGCCGACACCGCCCTGGTCGAGCTGTCGCAGACCCCCGTCGCCGAGGTCACCGCGGCCTTCGCCGACGCCGACGCCGTCGTGTTCGGCAGTCCGGTCTACCGGGCCGGGCACACGGCGTCGCTGCGCGCGCTGCTGGAGGCCACCGAGCGCGGGAAGTGGGGCGAGAAGACCGCCCCGCTCCAGGGCAAGGCGGCCGCGGTCGTGCTGACCGGCGCGAGCGGGCACCACTTCCTCGCCGTCGACGGGCTGCGGTCGGTGCTGGCCGGGTTCTTCGCCGTCCAGGTTCTGTCCCCCGGGCTCTACCTCGACCATTCCGGCTACGTGGACCGCAACACCCTCACCGAGGCCTCCGCGGAGCTCGCGGCGGCGCACGGGCGGGCGCTGGCCGACCTGACCACGGCCGTACGCGGCTCCGAAGCGCTGCGGGCGATCACGCCCGTCGTCTGA
- a CDS encoding flavin reductase family protein: protein MSRSLPGPVTPGVTPESMRDALGAFASGVVVVTAIGPDGPIGFTCQSFASLSLDPPLVSFAPSRGSSTWPRIREVGRFCVNVLAADHEHHSAGFARSGVDKFAGVTWEAAPSGSPVLDGVGAWVDCTLWNEYDGGDHTIVVARVDALGADPERLPLLFHRGTYALTPRAES from the coding sequence ATGTCGCGTTCCCTCCCCGGCCCGGTCACCCCCGGCGTGACCCCGGAGTCCATGCGCGACGCACTGGGCGCGTTCGCGTCCGGCGTCGTCGTCGTCACCGCGATCGGCCCGGACGGGCCCATCGGGTTCACCTGTCAGTCCTTCGCGTCGCTGTCGCTGGACCCGCCACTGGTGAGCTTCGCGCCGTCACGCGGGTCCTCGACCTGGCCGCGCATCCGCGAGGTGGGCCGGTTCTGTGTGAACGTGTTGGCCGCCGACCACGAGCACCACAGCGCCGGGTTCGCCCGCTCCGGGGTCGACAAGTTCGCCGGGGTGACCTGGGAGGCGGCCCCGTCCGGCTCACCGGTCCTCGACGGCGTCGGCGCCTGGGTCGACTGCACCCTGTGGAACGAGTACGACGGCGGCGACCACACGATCGTCGTCGCCCGGGTCGACGCGCTCGGCGCGGACCCGGAGCGGCTGCCGCTGCTGTTCCACCGCGGCACCTACGCCCTCACCCCGCGGGCCGAGTCGTGA
- a CDS encoding MFS transporter: MARRTVAVASLGTMLALVSYTAPLATLAPIAADLGSSPSGRSWILSSMSLGLTAVLLTAGTLADRLGRRAVFTTGAVVLALASAGGALATGTAGFVAGRIGQGVGAAAVVACSLALIGHALPPGPRRSAATGLWGAALAAGIAAGPLLAGLLPWRVLYLAVAVAGLALAVAGATLLTESTAGRPRPVDVAGMVLLAAGLTVLLAGLTEARRLPVTTTTVVLLVAGAALLAGFVAVQFVVAHPMAGPELFRHPGLVAATVASMATGLGIISLSSYLPALLAPVHGTAPATAALLLLGWSGTSIVTALLTRRISERVTGGVRLGVGLLVMTAGQLGLLATGSGTGAVLAALVVVGVGTGVVNATLGREAVASVPPDRAGTGSGINNTTRYLGAAVGVTLTSVLTSPAGDEPVPVLLAGWHVAVLVATGFTLLGALIALACARSAARPPVPAPQG; this comes from the coding sequence GTGGCCCGACGCACGGTGGCGGTGGCGTCGCTCGGCACGATGCTGGCCCTGGTCAGCTACACCGCGCCGCTGGCCACCCTGGCCCCGATCGCGGCCGACCTGGGCTCCTCGCCGTCGGGGCGCTCCTGGATCCTCAGCTCGATGAGCCTGGGGCTCACCGCGGTGCTGCTGACCGCGGGGACCCTGGCCGACCGGCTGGGGCGGCGCGCGGTGTTCACGACCGGCGCGGTCGTGCTGGCCCTGGCCTCGGCGGGCGGCGCGCTCGCCACCGGCACCGCCGGGTTCGTCGCCGGCCGGATCGGGCAGGGCGTCGGGGCCGCCGCGGTCGTCGCGTGCAGCCTCGCGCTGATCGGGCACGCGCTGCCGCCGGGTCCGCGCCGCTCGGCCGCCACCGGGCTGTGGGGCGCGGCGCTGGCCGCCGGGATCGCGGCCGGTCCGCTGCTCGCGGGCCTGCTGCCGTGGCGGGTGCTCTACCTCGCGGTCGCGGTCGCCGGGCTGGCGCTCGCCGTCGCCGGCGCGACGCTGCTCACCGAGTCCACCGCCGGGCGGCCGCGCCCGGTCGACGTCGCGGGGATGGTGCTGCTCGCCGCCGGGCTGACGGTGCTGCTCGCCGGCCTCACCGAGGCCCGGCGGCTGCCGGTCACCACCACGACCGTCGTGCTGCTGGTCGCCGGGGCGGCGCTGCTGGCGGGGTTCGTCGCCGTCCAGTTCGTCGTCGCGCACCCGATGGCGGGGCCGGAGCTGTTCCGCCATCCCGGGCTGGTCGCGGCGACCGTCGCGAGCATGGCCACCGGGCTCGGCATCATCTCGCTGAGCTCCTACCTGCCCGCGCTGCTCGCCCCGGTGCACGGCACCGCCCCCGCGACGGCGGCGCTGCTGCTGCTCGGCTGGTCGGGCACCAGCATCGTGACCGCGCTGCTCACCCGCCGGATCAGCGAACGGGTCACCGGCGGGGTCCGTCTCGGCGTGGGCCTGCTGGTCATGACGGCCGGTCAGCTCGGGCTGCTCGCGACCGGTTCCGGCACCGGGGCGGTCCTGGCCGCGCTCGTCGTCGTCGGCGTCGGCACCGGGGTCGTGAACGCGACGCTCGGCCGCGAGGCGGTCGCCTCGGTGCCGCCGGACCGGGCGGGCACCGGTAGCGGCATCAACAACACCACCCGCTACCTGGGCGCCGCCGTCGGCGTCACGCTGACCTCGGTGCTGACCTCACCGGCGGGCGACGAGCCGGTGCCGGTGCTGCTGGCCGGCTGGCACGTCGCCGTGCTGGTCGCGACCGGGTTCACCCTGCTCGGCGCACTCATCGCGCTGGCCTGCGCCCGCTCGGCAGCCCGCCCCCCGGTCCCGGCGCCGCAGGGTTGA